The Naumovozyma dairenensis CBS 421 chromosome 2, complete genome genome segment CGTTAGAAATGTACTTCtcaatattttaattaGCTTTCAGAAAAGGTTCACATTCCCTTTTCTCGAAAAAAAAACTCCAGAAGACACAATTCTCAAAAAAGGATCTGTTGCTATCATAACTGGCGGTTCCGGAGGTCTTGGTTTAGAAATTGTTAAACGATTAACTTCAAGAAATGTAACTTGTATAATATTAGATGTGATTCCTCCAAATGTTAGATTcaaaaaggaagaaaaggTGATTTTTTATAGGTGTGACATTTCGAGTATACACCAGGTGAAAAAGGTTCATCGAGATATTCGTAAAAGGAATGAGagaatatcattattaattaataacGCTGGAATTACTTGTGTGAAACCTTTGATTGAAATGACTAATcaagaaataaagaaaataattgAAGTTAATTTTATTGGAGCTTATGGCATGATTGAAACATTTTTACCTGACCTGATGAGGGATAACGATAAATGTTATATAGTAAATATCGCCTCGGTTTTGGGATTAATTTCACCTGCAAATTTAACAGGATATGGTGCTTCAAAAGCGGGTATGATTGCCGTCCATAAATCTTTAGCAAGCTCTTTGAAGAATTGCAAAGAAGGCCACAAAATTAGGACATTATTAGTTTGCACGGGCAAAATTAAAACAACGATGTTCGAAACAGTTCCTACACCATCAAGTATTTTAGCGCCTGATATCGATCCTTCGGAATTGGCAAAGCTAATCATTCATtctattgataataatttggaacACACTTTAAAGGAGCCTTATTATGTCAATTTAGTACCTTTCTTTAAAATGTTGGATAGGCCGTATATTGCTTTACTGAAAAGGTTTAGCGGCATGAATCAAGCTACTTCAAACTGAATCATTGGTACTTCGTTGGCTctgatttaataataaaatgtCGAAGAGCCTAGCTGTATACCTTACATATTACCTTACATATTTCAATAGATTTGttttgaatgaaaaaacaataaatgtTTATCTCTTCACTTTAtggtaaataaaaaaccaTAAAGTGAAGAGATAAACCCAGAAagtttaataatgaaaccGTTAAATAGAATTGACATTTATTTATCCAATCGTCCCCTCTGTTCTTTCCATATGGCCAAATTTTTCTCAGCATATGCTCTCATATATTGCGAATATTGTTTCAATATAGTTGACATCTCTTCCCCTCTTTCTTTAGAAAATTTCggtaattcttcatcttttatAACTTTAGAAATAATCTCCATATCATCTTCTGTCACGGACACAGATTCCTTCAGTAGTTCAATATCCTTTGATAAACTTTTACAAGTCATACGTGGGTCCatatctttattaacaACCGAATCTTTAACGATAGTagcaaatttattaaaactattaagaaatttccCGCTATAAGTTCTCGGTTCCTGAGGTGGACGTGCCAAATTAATAACGTGACTCTTAGCAGTTTCACTATCAATAAACTTATCTAAATGTTCATTAGCTACATTCTGTTGCCTcaacttttcaaattggtGTGATTTACTGTCcaatgatttcttaatcATATTCAGTTGTAagtatttcatttttcgatatttaatta includes the following:
- the NDAI0B03360 gene encoding short-chain dehydrogenase/reductase (similar to Saccharomyces cerevisiae YDL114W; ancestral locus Anc_2.323), with the translated sequence MVLLVRNVLLNILISFQKRFTFPFLEKKTPEDTILKKGSVAIITGGSGGLGLEIVKRLTSRNVTCIILDVIPPNVRFKKEEKVIFYRCDISSIHQVKKVHRDIRKRNERISLLINNAGITCVKPLIEMTNQEIKKIIEVNFIGAYGMIETFLPDLMRDNDKCYIVNIASVLGLISPANLTGYGASKAGMIAVHKSLASSLKNCKEGHKIRTLLVCTGKIKTTMFETVPTPSSILAPDIDPSELAKLIIHSIDNNLEHTLKEPYYVNLVPFFKMLDRPYIALLKRFSGMNQATSN